The following coding sequences lie in one Eulemur rufifrons isolate Redbay chromosome 11, OSU_ERuf_1, whole genome shotgun sequence genomic window:
- the MAP10 gene encoding microtubule-associated protein 10, whose amino-acid sequence MAAPLSERLFSLEVLVEWVRLEARQLPPSAVAGAQEEASAPRSLCPAVAFRLLDFPTLLVYPPDGPAAPAPEARPGVISFGRGKSCLFRLHPATLHRLLLRTPLYTLLLQLPPGRPTPAPQLLGSCNISLAAAVQKVVGPAASRCSQGHRGSFPLHNRAGEQIGDIALAYRLTDLGSRLLGHLERPVTLTSIGGGVEHEEVQEAVEVSSQTPQERQQPQQPASEPRPRDNDRPPGGLEIPKAQKDLKEMVFHTEANSDNASSLENGKTNPVVTCPNACGGRRSIPLSEEVAELDMETNIFCPPPLYYTHLTQEKPPSAQVKITIEPQVKVLEELDGAFPDNKHINSPAHGSSLKYTNSATDESPPMLVNTPHIQDIGAINQTTCHTQTEQNRINTIRQLPLLNALLVELSLLYDQPMASPTHIHPHLAWLYRTEEKKASESSAKLFQSESKEGKVSVGECEQSVSPQHKKNEVENPKKGKYFEKNHGTSPKRGPRGKLLYGLTNTLRLRLKQTNPDMLVVHEKREQHRKMQAQMLGTKFRIPSSKVKILSFAEQNQKSHQLPKDKYLDSDTSFAENSDTSRQISGGVDEPSTTKEIKLKCATEKKRVDCGKNRTSNGSLEEIVSPANSIIPERLTHTDILGGKVEVQSPCVFPQDAVDRIVADKERKNRQDETTDNDILTVDVNENKPSANSCYENISELKYSDDFTSSCYSEDFCTTEDTSRSLQAHGSSPGAENPKHSQYTNKSSETRLSIRKNSSEKSSILSPPFSAGSPVQSYRRSRISKTQDKSEEEASSISSSDLSSSHWTEEKENQIDQNGMHVSKVIKRGQDISVKLKTRTGCKSAEKSQSPQTSQVSSYLPSNLSELELNVLDSSTSDHFEEDSDDVGSLNISKQCKDICELVINKLPGYTV is encoded by the coding sequence ATGGCGGCGCCGCTGTCCGAGCGGCTCTTCTCGCTGGAGGTGCTCGTAGAATGGGTGCGTCTGGAAGCTCGGCAGCTGCCGCCGTCCGCCGTTGCGGGGGCGCAGGAGGAGGCCTCGGCACCGCGCAGCCTGTGCCCCGCCGTGGCTTTCCGCCTGCTGGACTTCCCCACGCTGCTGGTTTACCCGCCGGACGGCCCCGCGGCGCCCGCCCCGGAAGCCCGGCCGGGCGTGATCAGCTTCGGTCGCGGCAAATCCTGTCTCTTCCGTCTGCACCCTGCCACCCTGCACCGCCTGCTCCTTAGGACCCCGCTTTACACCTTGCTGCTGCAGCTGCCCCCCGGGCGCCCGACGCCCGCCCCACAGCTCCTGGGTTCCTGCAACATCTCGCTGGCCGCCGCGGTCCAGAAAGTCGTGGGGCCGGCCGCCTCCAGGTGCTCCCAGGGTCACCGGGGAAGCTTCCCCCTGCATAACCGAGCGGGGGAGCAAATTGGGGACATTGCGCTGGCCTACCGCCTGACTGACCTGGGAAGCCGCCTGCTGGGCCATCTTGAGCGGCCCGTCACCCTCACTTCCATAGGAGGTGGAGTGGAGCACGAAGAGGTGCAGGAGGCAGTGGAGGTCAGTTCCCAAACCCCGCAGGAGAGACAGCAGCCACAGCAGCCAGCttcagagccacgcccaagagacAATGACAGGCCTCCTGGGGGGTTAGAAATCCCAAAGGCACAGAAGGATTTGAAGGAAATGGTTTTCCACACCGAGGCCAACTCTGATAACGCCAGTTCTTTGGAGAATGGCAAAACCAACCCTGTTGTTACTTGTCCAAATGCTTGCGGCGGGAGGAGGAGTATTCCTCTAAGTGAGGAAGTTGCAGAGTTGGACATGGAAACCAACATATTTTGCCCTCCTCCTCTGTATTACACGCACTTGACCCAAGAAAAACCACCTTCTGCGCAGGTTAAAATCACCATTGAGCCTCAAGTGAAGGTACTCGAGGAGTTGGATGGTGCTTTTCCAGACAACAAACATATAAATTCCCCAGCACACGGGAGCtctctaaaatatacaaattctGCAACAGATGAGAGTCCTCCAATGCTTGTAAATACTCCACATATTCAAGATATAGGAGCAATTAATCAAACTACATGTCATACTCAAACTGAACAAAATAGAATTAATACAATACGGCAGCTGCCTTTGTTAAATGCTTTGTTAGTTGAGTTGTCCTTGTTATACGACCAACCCATGGCAAGTCCTACTCACATACATCCTCACTTAGCCTGGTTATATAGAACTGAGGAAAAGAAGGCGTCAGAATCTTCTGCCAAATTATTTCAGTCTGAATCTAAAGAGGGTAAGGTTTCAGTGGGTGAATGTGAACAATCAGTCAGTCCTCAGCATAAAAAGAACGAAGTTGAAAACCCTAagaaaggtaaatattttgaaaagaaccATGGTACCTCCCCAAAAAGAGGTCCAAGGGGGAAGCTACTTTATGGCTTAACAAATACGCTAAGACTACGTTTAAAGCAAACAAATCCCGATATGTTGGTAGTACATGAAAAGAGAGAACAGCATAGAAAAATGCAAGCACAAATGTTGGGTACAAAATTCAGAATTCCATCATCCAAAGTTAAAATATTAAGCTTTGCAGAACAAAATCAGAAGTCACATCAACTAcctaaagataaatatttagatTCAGATACATCTTTTGCTGAAAATAGTGATACCTCAAGGCAGATTAGTGGAGGTGTTGACGAGCCCAGCACAACTAAAGAAATCAAACTGAAATGTGCAACTGAAAAAAAGAGAGTTGATTGTGGTAAAAATAGAACCAGTAACGGTTCATTGGAAGAAATTGTGAGTCCTGCAAATTCTATTATTCCAGAAAGGTTAACCCATACAGATATTTTGGGAGGAAAGGTGGAAGTCCAAAGTCCATGTGTTTTCCCACAGGATGCTGTTGACAGAATTGTAgcagataaagaaagaaagaataggcaGGATGAAACTACAGATAATGACATTCTAACTGTTGATGTGAATGAAAATAAACCAAGTGCAAATAGTTGCTATGAAAACATCTCGGAACTAAAGTATTCAGATGACTTCACCAGCTCTTGCTATTCTGAAGATTTCTGTACCACAGAGGACACCAGCAGAAGTTTACAAGCTCATGGTAGCAGTCCAGGGGCAGAAAATCCAAAACATAGTCAATATACGAATAAGTCTAGTGAAACAAGATTGTCCATAAGGAAAAATAGCAGTGAAAAGAGTTCTATTCTTAGCCCACCTTTTTCAGCTGGATCACCAGTACAATCATATAGGAGATCTCGTATTTCAAAGACTCAGGATAAAAGTGAGGAGGAAGCATCTAGTATCTCTAGCAGTGATTTATCTTCATCACATTggactgaagaaaaagaaaaccagatagACCAAAATGGTATGCATGTTTCTAAAGTTATAAAGAGAGGCCAAGACATCTCTGTTAAACTTAAAACAAGAACTGGTTGCAAATCTGCAGAAAAAAGCCAGTCACCGCAGACATCTCAAGTGAGTTCTTACCTGCCTTCTAATTTGTCAGAACTAGAACTTAATGTCCTGGATAGCAGTACATCAGATCACTTTGAAGAAGATAGTGATGATGTTGGTTCACTAAATATTTCCAAACAATGTAaagatatttgtgaattagtaaTAAATAAACTTCCAGGATATACGgtgtaa